One window of Isachenkonia alkalipeptolytica genomic DNA carries:
- a CDS encoding transglycosylase domain-containing protein has protein sequence MSYTKNTRAPKGKKKKTKGTILKSFGLIMILLLMVAVIVGGYTLSFVQSAIDDTPDIDPENMYNLLGENSFIYDNEGNQLERIEQEEQRIIVDYAEIPDHVIDAFIAIEDARFWEHDGLDFRRIAGAAWTNFRTGSQQGGSTITQQLAKNLYLSHEQTYTRKIQDAYYAVKIENILAKDQILETYLNTINLGGQNYGVEAASQAYFSKSVSELNLVEGATLAGIARNPSRYSPVRYIPEEDVTEEMIVLDESGDYVIIFDERSEPRLRLVLEMMKEHDFITEEAYREALEDAEDLHSSIEPGRYEDLGISSHFADLVQDEVKEALVEEGYTEEEATRMLGFGGLRVHSTLDREMQEITEEEFNNRDNFPKNVVDDDGNLVRDEQGNVQPQGAMVISDPESGKIKAFMGGRETSGRRIFNRATGRGRPTGSSIKPLAAYIPALDNDHTPASVIDDTPVYFRHGEPDEPHPRNVGNTGYLGLINLREGIRISSNVTATILLDELAPTRGGSVEVMTEYLNDMGIHLHTYDYSSVLGSGDTSPYAMNRAFNTVANEGVYSDLISFTHVEDAEGNVILENEPETDRVVDPDVAYLMTDIMRHAVTPENEGYGWQAAIREDNEGIPVAGKTGTSQEQRDAWFVGYTPYLSAATWIGFDLYDENLGTSSVISAELWSKIMGRIHEEMDYEDKDFDRPDNIIEVEICETSGKLPTELCEEDPRGSQVTTELFIEGTEPMEECDAHELVEIHEPTGTLATDETPSDEIEERLYIVPPEPYDPDDHDGIEPRDYQYRKPSSYEDRETYDPGEHGEGSISVRYMEVDEDGEIIGTLRDTEETESGRIGTGYSTRQRSFEGYEFVGIDPSGAPREGTIEEGTQRVTYLYRAEEEEEPEPPEDDDEGDDGDDGDDGDDDENGDDDENGDDDENGDEDENGDEDENGDEDENGDDDDDGDEDENGDEGDDGDEDENGDEGDNDDDDGNGDDEDDNDDDEDDGNEDDNGNE, from the coding sequence ATGTCATATACAAAAAACACCCGGGCACCGAAGGGGAAGAAGAAAAAAACCAAAGGGACGATTCTAAAAAGTTTCGGACTGATCATGATATTGCTGTTGATGGTAGCGGTAATTGTGGGAGGATACACTTTAAGCTTTGTACAAAGCGCCATCGATGACACTCCGGATATCGATCCGGAAAACATGTACAATTTGTTGGGGGAGAACTCTTTTATTTATGACAACGAAGGGAATCAGCTGGAGCGGATTGAACAGGAGGAACAGCGAATCATCGTGGATTACGCGGAAATCCCGGACCATGTGATTGATGCCTTTATTGCCATTGAGGACGCCCGTTTTTGGGAGCATGACGGACTGGATTTTCGCCGAATAGCGGGAGCCGCCTGGACCAATTTTCGAACCGGGTCCCAGCAGGGGGGAAGCACCATAACCCAGCAGCTGGCAAAGAACCTCTACTTGAGCCATGAGCAGACCTATACCCGAAAGATTCAGGATGCCTATTATGCGGTGAAAATCGAAAACATCCTGGCTAAGGATCAAATACTGGAAACCTATTTAAACACCATTAATCTGGGAGGGCAAAACTACGGGGTGGAAGCCGCCTCCCAGGCTTATTTTTCCAAATCCGTGTCGGAGCTGAATCTAGTGGAGGGAGCAACCCTGGCGGGAATCGCCCGGAATCCTTCCCGGTATTCTCCGGTTCGATACATTCCGGAAGAGGATGTCACGGAAGAGATGATCGTTTTGGATGAATCCGGGGATTACGTCATCATATTTGACGAACGAAGTGAGCCGAGACTCCGATTAGTACTGGAGATGATGAAAGAGCACGATTTTATTACGGAAGAGGCGTACCGGGAGGCCTTAGAAGATGCAGAGGATCTTCACAGCTCCATTGAGCCCGGTCGTTATGAGGATTTGGGGATCTCTTCCCATTTTGCGGATTTGGTACAGGATGAAGTGAAAGAAGCGCTGGTTGAAGAGGGCTACACCGAAGAAGAAGCCACGAGAATGCTTGGCTTTGGCGGACTTCGGGTACACAGCACCCTGGACCGGGAAATGCAGGAAATTACGGAAGAGGAATTCAACAACCGGGATAATTTCCCGAAGAATGTAGTGGATGATGACGGCAATCTGGTGCGGGATGAACAGGGTAATGTACAGCCTCAGGGGGCCATGGTGATTTCTGACCCTGAAAGCGGAAAGATTAAGGCCTTTATGGGCGGTCGGGAAACTTCCGGCAGACGAATATTTAACCGGGCGACGGGACGGGGAAGACCCACCGGTTCCAGTATCAAGCCCTTAGCCGCATACATTCCTGCCTTGGACAATGACCATACACCGGCCAGTGTCATTGATGATACTCCTGTGTATTTTAGGCATGGAGAGCCCGACGAACCCCACCCGAGAAATGTGGGGAACACAGGGTATTTAGGACTGATTAATCTTCGGGAAGGGATTCGAATATCCAGCAACGTAACCGCAACCATATTACTGGATGAACTGGCTCCAACACGGGGAGGTTCCGTGGAGGTTATGACGGAATATCTAAATGATATGGGCATTCATCTTCATACCTATGACTATTCCTCGGTGTTGGGTTCCGGAGACACTTCTCCCTATGCCATGAACCGAGCTTTTAATACGGTTGCCAACGAAGGGGTTTATAGTGATTTAATATCCTTTACCCATGTGGAGGATGCTGAAGGAAACGTGATTTTGGAAAACGAACCGGAAACAGACCGGGTGGTGGATCCTGATGTGGCCTACTTGATGACGGATATTATGCGTCATGCGGTGACCCCGGAAAATGAGGGGTATGGTTGGCAGGCAGCGATCCGGGAAGATAATGAAGGCATCCCCGTGGCAGGAAAAACCGGGACTTCCCAGGAGCAGAGGGACGCTTGGTTTGTAGGCTATACCCCTTATCTGTCCGCAGCCACGTGGATCGGTTTTGATTTATACGATGAAAACTTAGGAACAAGCAGTGTCATTTCTGCAGAGCTGTGGTCAAAAATTATGGGCCGAATCCATGAGGAGATGGATTATGAAGACAAAGACTTTGATCGTCCCGATAATATTATTGAAGTGGAAATCTGCGAAACTTCAGGGAAACTGCCTACAGAGCTCTGCGAAGAGGATCCCAGAGGCTCCCAGGTAACCACGGAACTGTTTATCGAAGGCACGGAGCCCATGGAGGAATGCGATGCTCATGAATTAGTTGAAATTCATGAACCCACGGGAACCCTTGCCACGGATGAAACCCCCTCGGATGAAATCGAGGAACGACTCTACATTGTTCCCCCGGAGCCCTATGATCCCGATGACCATGACGGTATTGAACCAAGGGATTATCAGTACCGAAAGCCTTCAAGCTATGAGGACCGGGAAACCTACGATCCCGGTGAGCATGGTGAGGGATCCATAAGTGTACGGTATATGGAAGTGGATGAAGACGGCGAGATCATCGGCACCCTTCGGGATACAGAAGAAACGGAAAGCGGTCGGATCGGCACAGGATACAGCACCCGGCAAAGGTCCTTTGAAGGTTATGAGTTTGTTGGCATCGATCCCTCGGGAGCTCCAAGGGAAGGCACCATTGAGGAGGGCACCCAGCGGGTAACCTATCTATATCGTGCGGAGGAAGAGGAAGAACCGGAACCGCCGGAAGATGACGACGAAGGTGATGACGGCGACGATGGTGATGACGGCGACGATGATGAAAACGGCGACGATGATGAAAACGGCGACGATGATGAAAACGGCGACGAGGATGAAAACGGCGACGAGGATGAAAACGGCGACGAGGATGAAAACGGCGACGATGATGATGACGGCGACGAGGATGAAAACGGCGACGAAGGTGATGACGGCGACGAGGATGAAAACGGCGACGAAGGTGATAACGACGACGATGATGGTAACGGCGACGACGAGGATGATAACGACGACGACGAGGATGACGGCAACGAAGATGATAACGGCAACGAATAA
- a CDS encoding FMN-binding protein produces MKKWKKVLIGAGLVVGVVGLVMLFFVTRGLDEGKALVIHEVNLQNLEDGIYPGEYDGVRWKNEVEVEVLDGKIQSIRLVDGFEMKKVKKEIYEKVIEHQSLEVEVVSGATVSSKAYLKAIENALIGE; encoded by the coding sequence ATGAAAAAATGGAAAAAGGTGCTGATCGGTGCAGGTCTGGTCGTGGGTGTTGTCGGTCTGGTTATGTTGTTTTTCGTAACGAGAGGTTTAGACGAGGGGAAAGCCCTTGTAATCCATGAAGTGAACCTTCAAAACCTGGAGGACGGAATCTATCCGGGAGAGTATGATGGGGTAAGATGGAAAAACGAGGTCGAGGTTGAGGTCCTGGACGGAAAGATCCAAAGCATTCGCTTAGTGGATGGATTTGAAATGAAGAAGGTTAAAAAAGAGATCTATGAAAAGGTAATAGAGCATCAAAGTCTAGAGGTGGAAGTGGTATCCGGTGCCACGGTGTCCAGCAAGGCCTATCTAAAAGCCATAGAAAATGCGTTGATCGGAGAGTAA
- a CDS encoding flavodoxin domain-containing protein — METLIAYCTKHGATEKAAKSLAEKIEGNTTLINLKESSAKSIDLTKFDTIAVGGSIYAGSIQKEVQEFCRENEELLITKNLGIFICCGNEELAEDQLSTSFKGKIYDLATAKGYFGYEFDFEKLNFLSRFVVKKVSKVKESKFRINEENIHAFAKALQG; from the coding sequence ATGGAAACATTAATTGCCTATTGTACAAAACACGGTGCAACGGAAAAAGCCGCCAAAAGCCTGGCTGAAAAAATCGAAGGGAATACGACGCTCATCAACCTGAAAGAGAGCAGCGCAAAATCCATCGACTTAACAAAGTTTGATACAATTGCTGTAGGCGGCTCCATTTATGCCGGAAGCATCCAAAAAGAGGTGCAGGAATTTTGCAGGGAAAATGAGGAGCTGTTGATAACGAAGAATCTCGGGATATTTATCTGCTGTGGAAATGAAGAACTGGCTGAGGACCAGTTATCCACGTCTTTTAAGGGGAAAATATACGATCTTGCCACGGCAAAGGGGTATTTTGGTTATGAGTTTGACTTTGAGAAGTTGAATTTTTTGTCGAGGTTTGTTGTGAAAAAAGTATCTAAGGTTAAGGAGAGCAAGTTTCGTATTAATGAAGAAAATATCCACGCCTTTGCCAAGGCACTGCAGGGTTAA
- a CDS encoding flavodoxin family protein, translated as MKITVIYATPRKGKSSTYNIAQQFISSLSEGDAVKEFFLPKSMPEFCRGCYECFEDQTKCRDYEYLDPIVQAMVEADLLIFTAPVYVYHVPGQVKAFLDHFAYQWMAHQPRKEMFSKQALLISTAAGAGTKSTLKDLKNSMDFWGVAKTYTFGRNTHAVDWNSVDEKRKLKFKKEITRLSRKIKKESENVQPRLKVKGIFHLMRFMHKRFKFNPTDVKHWESFGWLEKNRPWGRE; from the coding sequence ATGAAAATCACCGTTATTTATGCAACACCACGAAAAGGGAAGTCCAGCACATATAATATAGCACAGCAGTTTATCAGTTCTTTATCGGAAGGTGATGCTGTTAAAGAATTTTTCCTGCCAAAAAGCATGCCGGAATTTTGCCGAGGATGTTATGAATGCTTTGAGGACCAGACAAAATGTCGGGATTATGAGTATTTAGATCCTATAGTACAGGCGATGGTGGAGGCGGATTTGCTTATTTTTACCGCACCGGTTTATGTGTATCATGTTCCCGGGCAGGTAAAAGCTTTTCTCGATCATTTTGCATACCAGTGGATGGCCCATCAGCCAAGAAAGGAAATGTTCAGTAAGCAGGCTCTTCTCATTTCCACCGCAGCAGGTGCAGGTACCAAGTCAACACTAAAAGATTTAAAAAACAGCATGGATTTTTGGGGAGTTGCCAAGACCTATACCTTCGGAAGAAACACCCATGCCGTAGACTGGAATAGTGTGGATGAGAAAAGAAAATTGAAGTTTAAAAAGGAGATTACCAGACTCAGCAGGAAAATTAAAAAGGAAAGCGAAAATGTACAACCCCGTCTTAAGGTAAAAGGGATATTTCATTTAATGAGATTTATGCATAAGAGGTTTAAATTTAATCCTACCGATGTTAAGCACTGGGAATCCTTCGGCTGGCTTGAGAAGAATAGACCGTGGGGGCGAGAATGA
- a CDS encoding alpha/beta hydrolase, which translates to MSLKLSGSVKFYEELEHYRIAEGIQLYTRTVTGIKAASKKEKGKTAIYIHGGGSGGNHTMLLRPGKWLIEQGLFNKVILPDRRGEGLSTPLKEKLTLKDHAKDMKGLLDTLGVAEKVTAIGISYGGPIALELAAMDERIDEVILMASSPSLKEVKGLQGFLYRHGLLEKITESFYKKNLGKLPMEYPDFEGVYDLRSNRELTKYFMDAMKKTDPAQMESLMLQNASTLDKENNGIGNAFTSDLPIYQVIGTRDEIWETDLKDYQDRFPNIKSFHIPGEKHKGVILNAAPFYEGLKTIYNWEGRACS; encoded by the coding sequence GTGAGTCTAAAACTGTCAGGTTCTGTGAAGTTTTATGAGGAATTGGAGCATTACCGGATTGCAGAGGGTATTCAGTTATATACCCGAACGGTTACGGGAATAAAGGCTGCTTCAAAGAAAGAAAAAGGGAAAACCGCCATATATATTCATGGTGGAGGCTCCGGCGGAAATCACACCATGCTTCTTCGTCCGGGAAAATGGTTGATTGAGCAGGGTCTGTTTAACAAAGTAATTCTTCCCGATCGAAGGGGAGAGGGCCTTAGCACGCCTCTTAAGGAAAAACTCACATTAAAGGATCATGCAAAGGATATGAAGGGACTCTTGGACACCCTGGGAGTTGCTGAGAAGGTTACGGCAATCGGCATTTCCTACGGCGGACCCATTGCCTTGGAGCTTGCAGCTATGGATGAACGGATCGATGAAGTTATCCTTATGGCCTCCTCTCCCTCCTTAAAAGAAGTTAAGGGGCTGCAGGGTTTTTTGTATCGGCACGGTTTACTAGAAAAAATAACCGAGAGCTTTTACAAGAAAAATCTTGGAAAGCTTCCCATGGAGTATCCTGATTTTGAAGGGGTCTATGACCTAAGAAGCAACCGAGAACTGACCAAATATTTTATGGATGCCATGAAAAAAACCGATCCGGCGCAGATGGAGAGCCTGATGCTGCAAAACGCCTCTACCCTGGATAAGGAAAACAACGGAATTGGGAATGCTTTTACCTCGGATCTCCCCATTTATCAAGTAATCGGTACTAGGGACGAGATTTGGGAAACGGATCTGAAAGATTATCAAGACCGCTTCCCGAACATCAAAAGCTTTCATATTCCGGGGGAGAAGCATAAGGGCGTGATTCTAAACGCAGCCCCTTTTTATGAAGGATTAAAGACCATTTATAACTGGGAGGGAAGGGCCTGTTCATAG
- a CDS encoding Na+/H+ antiporter NhaC family protein — MKTINPKYTIIILITTFILIGLGVFFLNTAIIGLLFGSVLSVIFCLKSGFSLKESLTMILMGVKNAKIIVMIMSLIGVLSALWMASGTMASLMDFGFSHLLSFNLVLSIFIITGVFSLILGTSIGTLSVLGVPFMEIGTTLGIPAGIIGGALVSGIYVGDRISPISSSLNLNASMTGTLVIDNIKAGMKTIGPVILLSALLYGFIGRGYDVGNTHVEKISVIRDLLDSSFSLGFINLLPVLVLTLLALMKVKIVYGMIVSIITTILLLLLNGTVGLPELFRIMVVGFHPESGELHSVISGGGFLSMTNVIFVILFSTGFSGILEHSGGIKPLIRSFSNMVKTSGQLTGKTSLLAFSINVVTCNQSLAIIIPGRFLTETFEEKGLTRLNLSRTLGDTSVVTVPLIPWNVNAIAIVSIIGISTFSYLPYAFLCLLLPLYNIIHEFFQQKNIKDELKEPKGTEVFESS, encoded by the coding sequence GTGAAAACAATCAATCCAAAATATACGATCATCATCTTAATTACAACCTTTATACTAATCGGCCTAGGCGTGTTTTTTCTAAACACGGCCATAATCGGACTGTTATTCGGCAGTGTTTTATCGGTAATCTTTTGCCTTAAGTCGGGATTTAGCCTTAAAGAGTCCCTTACCATGATTTTAATGGGAGTGAAAAATGCGAAGATTATTGTGATGATCATGTCCTTAATCGGGGTATTGTCGGCCTTATGGATGGCCAGCGGTACCATGGCAAGCTTAATGGATTTTGGCTTCAGTCATCTTTTAAGCTTTAATCTGGTGCTGTCCATATTTATAATCACCGGTGTTTTTTCCCTGATCCTGGGAACCTCCATCGGAACCTTAAGCGTTTTAGGTGTGCCCTTTATGGAGATTGGAACCACTTTGGGGATTCCTGCAGGAATTATCGGCGGCGCCCTGGTTTCCGGAATCTACGTCGGGGACAGAATATCCCCCATATCCAGCAGTTTAAATTTGAATGCCTCCATGACCGGTACCTTGGTAATTGATAATATCAAAGCCGGTATGAAAACCATTGGCCCCGTGATTCTTCTTTCCGCTCTGCTTTACGGTTTCATCGGCCGGGGATATGATGTTGGAAATACCCATGTGGAGAAGATCTCCGTCATAAGAGATCTGTTGGACAGCAGTTTTAGTTTAGGTTTTATCAATTTACTACCGGTACTTGTTTTAACCCTGCTCGCCCTGATGAAAGTGAAAATTGTATATGGCATGATTGTTAGTATAATCACCACGATACTCCTACTTTTACTCAACGGCACAGTGGGCTTACCGGAACTGTTTAGAATTATGGTAGTTGGTTTCCATCCTGAAAGTGGCGAACTGCACAGTGTCATTTCCGGCGGCGGCTTTTTATCCATGACCAATGTAATTTTTGTCATTCTTTTTTCCACAGGTTTTAGCGGGATCCTGGAGCATTCCGGAGGGATCAAACCCCTGATCCGGAGTTTTTCTAACATGGTGAAAACCTCAGGGCAACTAACTGGGAAAACCTCCTTGCTGGCTTTCTCCATAAATGTTGTGACCTGCAATCAGAGCCTTGCGATTATTATCCCCGGAAGATTTTTAACGGAAACCTTTGAAGAAAAAGGACTGACCAGGCTGAACCTGTCCCGAACCCTGGGAGATACCAGCGTGGTAACCGTGCCCTTAATCCCTTGGAATGTGAATGCCATCGCTATTGTATCCATTATCGGAATCAGCACCTTTAGTTACCTGCCCTATGCATTTTTGTGTTTGCTGCTTCCTTTGTACAATATTATCCATGAGTTTTTTCAGCAAAAAAATATCAAGGATGAACTTAAGGAACCAAAAGGGACGGAGGTGTTTGAGTCATCATGA
- the abc-f gene encoding ribosomal protection-like ABC-F family protein, whose amino-acid sequence MFELSLKGIKKYLEGHLILKNISFDVYAGEKVGIVGENGGGKSTILKLIAGIEPMHYWPGYPQTSSPGYDEGLIHLPNRASAAYLQQIPDYPEGVTVMDVLNQAFEEVRELETNMRQLEKSMKVLEGEKLQKALKQYSSLTEAYEAKGGYQSEEKLQKIITGLQFDDGFLQKDFSILSGGEKTTVVLGKLLIDQPDILLLDEPTNHLDLQAIQWLEGYLKNYDGIVLVVSHDRYFLDHVVTKIVEVEGKKSITYKGNYSAYAAQRAENLRIQYEQYCEEQKRIRAMEDQVKQLRDWAIRADNNKFFKRAASIQTKLEKMDRIQKPVMQRKNMRLDINGNGRSGKQTILAESLTKGYEEKEIFKNTDLLISYGEKVALIGPNGSGKTTFFKMLLGEEPPDQGSVKIGEGVRAAYLPQEVAFHNENLTVLDCFREDLFIDEGKAREYLARFMFQGNSVFETVKHLSGGEKIRLKLARMLYEDINLIILDEPTNHLDIASIERFEEVLKNFKGTVLFISHDRYFINEIAQRLVAIENRGFTSYIGNYEEYKAMKDQERRKEQEMIEIQEKPTGKAKKSKKLGHQKKRRNGEREKAKLEALVERLEREIAEIDEAMTTIGSDYEKLSELYGKKETLNQSIEKTMEQWATLEG is encoded by the coding sequence ATGTTTGAATTATCATTAAAGGGAATAAAGAAATACCTGGAGGGTCACCTCATCCTTAAAAATATCTCCTTTGACGTATACGCAGGGGAAAAAGTCGGAATCGTCGGGGAAAACGGCGGAGGGAAAAGCACCATATTAAAGCTGATTGCAGGAATTGAACCGATGCACTATTGGCCGGGATATCCTCAAACCTCCAGTCCGGGCTACGATGAGGGTCTGATTCATCTGCCAAACCGGGCGAGCGCTGCCTATCTACAGCAAATCCCGGATTACCCCGAGGGAGTTACAGTGATGGATGTGCTAAACCAAGCCTTTGAGGAAGTACGAGAACTTGAAACTAACATGCGTCAGCTGGAAAAATCGATGAAAGTGCTTGAAGGAGAGAAACTGCAAAAAGCGTTAAAGCAGTACAGCTCCTTAACAGAGGCCTACGAAGCAAAGGGCGGCTACCAAAGCGAGGAAAAGCTGCAAAAAATCATTACGGGCCTGCAATTTGATGACGGATTTTTACAAAAAGACTTTAGTATTTTAAGCGGGGGTGAAAAAACCACCGTGGTGCTGGGAAAGCTGTTGATTGACCAGCCGGATATTCTGCTGTTGGATGAGCCCACCAATCATCTGGATCTTCAGGCCATTCAGTGGTTAGAGGGTTATTTAAAGAACTACGACGGGATTGTCCTTGTGGTATCCCACGACCGCTACTTTTTAGATCATGTGGTGACAAAAATTGTGGAGGTGGAGGGCAAGAAGTCCATCACCTATAAAGGAAACTACTCCGCCTATGCGGCCCAGCGGGCGGAAAACCTCAGAATTCAATATGAGCAGTACTGTGAAGAACAAAAGAGAATCCGTGCCATGGAAGATCAGGTAAAACAGTTAAGAGACTGGGCCATTCGAGCGGATAACAATAAATTTTTTAAGCGGGCGGCAAGCATTCAAACAAAGCTCGAGAAAATGGACCGAATCCAAAAACCGGTGATGCAGAGGAAAAATATGCGACTGGATATTAACGGCAACGGAAGATCGGGAAAACAAACGATTTTGGCGGAGTCCCTGACCAAAGGATATGAGGAGAAAGAGATCTTCAAAAATACGGATCTCTTGATCTCCTATGGAGAAAAGGTGGCGTTGATCGGACCTAACGGCAGTGGTAAGACCACTTTTTTTAAAATGCTGTTAGGGGAGGAGCCGCCGGACCAGGGAAGCGTAAAAATAGGGGAGGGGGTACGGGCCGCCTACTTACCCCAGGAGGTGGCATTTCACAACGAGAATCTTACGGTGCTGGACTGTTTCAGGGAAGATCTTTTCATCGATGAGGGAAAGGCCAGGGAGTATTTGGCCAGGTTTATGTTTCAGGGAAACAGTGTGTTTGAAACGGTAAAGCATCTCTCCGGAGGCGAAAAAATCCGCTTAAAGCTTGCCCGGATGTTATATGAGGATATTAATCTGATCATACTGGATGAGCCAACCAACCACCTGGACATTGCCTCCATCGAAAGGTTCGAAGAAGTGCTGAAGAACTTTAAAGGAACGGTACTTTTTATCTCCCATGACCGCTATTTTATCAACGAGATTGCCCAGCGGTTGGTGGCGATTGAGAACAGGGGATTTACAAGCTATATTGGAAATTATGAGGAGTATAAAGCTATGAAAGATCAGGAAAGGAGAAAGGAGCAGGAAATGATCGAAATCCAAGAAAAACCCACAGGAAAGGCTAAAAAGAGCAAAAAGCTCGGACACCAGAAAAAGAGAAGAAATGGGGAACGGGAAAAAGCAAAACTGGAAGCCCTGGTGGAAAGGCTCGAAAGAGAAATCGCGGAAATTGATGAAGCCATGACAACCATCGGTTCCGATTATGAAAAGCTTTCTGAGCTATACGGGAAAAAGGAGACGCTAAATCAATCCATCGAAAAAACCATGGAGCAGTGGGCTACTTTAGAGGGATGA
- a CDS encoding GNAT family N-acetyltransferase, with product MELVIRLEEGKDYQKVEFLTREAFWDLYGPGCDEHLIVHNLRKSPAFVKELSYVICDRKQIIGNVIYTLAKVRSENKQEHEVLCMGPISVLPEYQRKGIGSRLLEETLKKAKDMGYKGVVIFGNPRYYGRFGFENAKKYNIQTDTGENFDEFMALELQEEGLGGIQGRFHIDKAFEVNEEELLAFEKGFPYKEKNFREK from the coding sequence ATGGAACTGGTCATTAGATTAGAAGAAGGAAAGGATTATCAAAAGGTCGAATTTCTTACAAGGGAAGCCTTCTGGGATCTTTATGGACCGGGCTGTGACGAGCATTTAATCGTACATAACTTGAGAAAATCACCGGCCTTTGTGAAAGAGCTCAGTTATGTGATATGTGACCGCAAGCAGATTATCGGCAATGTCATTTATACCTTGGCGAAAGTCCGCAGTGAAAATAAGCAGGAGCATGAGGTTTTATGCATGGGGCCAATCAGCGTATTACCGGAGTATCAAAGAAAAGGCATTGGTTCCAGACTGTTGGAAGAAACCCTGAAAAAAGCTAAGGACATGGGATATAAGGGGGTCGTGATCTTCGGCAATCCCAGATATTACGGGCGGTTTGGATTTGAAAATGCGAAAAAGTACAATATACAAACCGATACAGGAGAAAATTTTGATGAATTCATGGCATTGGAATTACAGGAAGAGGGACTAGGGGGGATCCAGGGAAGATTCCATATTGATAAGGCCTTTGAGGTAAACGAGGAGGAGCTTTTAGCCTTTGAAAAGGGGTTTCCTTATAAAGAGAAAAACTTTAGAGAAAAGTAA
- a CDS encoding alpha/beta fold hydrolase, with protein MIYKSKYGEIYYEFSGPEGAPVLALCHGVGMDHKTFEKQVKALEKEYRVIVWDMPGHGRSTMAKHDMRFTLMAADCLVELLDETGTDRAVLGGLSLGSFVIQHVLCKHPERVIATVHIGGLPLHPKYSSLLKPAFSMTGSMKIMPDKMFYRSLAKHRTNTLEARRYMENVVSKTGKDMILKITKDMGEDMLEGVPAPPDKPLLITYGEDDIYTRRLSKKWHKRIPGSQRGVIPKANHIANQDNDTEFNKILLAFLETIENIHCKTENIKQTI; from the coding sequence ATGATATACAAATCAAAATACGGAGAGATTTACTACGAGTTCAGCGGGCCCGAAGGCGCACCGGTGCTTGCACTGTGTCATGGTGTAGGCATGGATCACAAAACCTTTGAAAAGCAAGTAAAAGCCCTGGAAAAAGAATACCGGGTGATTGTATGGGATATGCCGGGCCATGGCCGTTCAACCATGGCAAAGCATGATATGCGTTTTACCCTGATGGCAGCGGATTGTCTGGTGGAGTTACTGGATGAGACCGGGACAGATCGTGCGGTATTAGGAGGCCTTTCCCTCGGCAGTTTTGTGATTCAACATGTGCTATGCAAACACCCGGAAAGAGTGATTGCCACGGTTCATATCGGTGGACTTCCCTTGCACCCGAAATACAGCAGTCTCCTGAAACCGGCTTTTAGTATGACCGGTTCTATGAAAATCATGCCGGATAAGATGTTTTACCGTTCCTTGGCTAAGCACAGGACCAATACTTTGGAAGCCCGAAGGTACATGGAGAATGTGGTTTCAAAAACAGGAAAGGATATGATACTGAAGATTACCAAGGATATGGGTGAAGATATGCTTGAAGGGGTCCCGGCACCACCGGACAAACCGCTATTGATCACCTACGGGGAAGATGATATATATACCCGAAGGCTTTCAAAAAAATGGCATAAGCGGATCCCGGGAAGCCAACGAGGGGTTATCCCTAAGGCCAACCATATTGCCAATCAGGACAATGATACGGAGTTTAACAAAATATTGCTTGCTTTTTTGGAAACAATCGAAAACATACATTGTAAAACAGAAAATATAAAACAGACAATATAA
- a CDS encoding antibiotic biosynthesis monooxygenase family protein — protein sequence MSVLSVMKWNINPAKTEEYEKWAQSAIKRTLEAPGVVEFRSYRATTGDFQVIVTHEFADLNAWANWQANEEVQKVNEELYTVATNIQKEVWGPSPVAPKPIRPGG from the coding sequence ATGTCTGTACTCTCTGTCATGAAATGGAATATCAACCCTGCGAAGACTGAAGAGTACGAAAAGTGGGCCCAGTCCGCCATAAAGAGAACTCTAGAGGCCCCGGGGGTCGTAGAGTTCCGATCGTACCGTGCTACTACCGGCGATTTCCAGGTTATTGTAACCCATGAATTTGCTGATTTGAACGCCTGGGCCAACTGGCAGGCTAACGAAGAGGTCCAAAAGGTCAATGAAGAACTCTACACTGTAGCCACAAATATTCAAAAAGAAGTGTGGGGCCCCTCGCCTGTAGCCCCCAAACCCATCCGACCCGGTGGATAA